The DNA segment GGCAGCAAGAAGATGGACAAGTTTGGCCGCGCGGAACCAAGCATCCGGCAAATCTCACACGACTGCCTAAAGGTTCTCCTTTTGCCGCGGGCTGCCTGACCTGATGGCGATGCAGCGTTGCAGGGAACCAAACAAGCAGAAAGCAACGGTCACGCCAAGCCAAAACGTTCTGTCGGATTCTTTCTTTCTTGCAGCCACGCAACCTTATCAATGGAGAATTCTAGCTAGCTTTCGTTTCTCTCTCTCCTTGGGTAAAACGTTACCACCCGTCCGATGCATCGGCCTTATCCCTTCGTATCCAAATCAGCTCAACTACCTCCTCCCATCTCCCTCGCGCGCTCTTTCTCCCTCACCGTCTACTACCTCTGCAAGGCACTTAGCCTAGCGCTACAAGGCACTTGCATGCTGGTCTTGCTGCATTATCATGCATGCTCGGCTACAAACTCTGGAACACATACAACATGGGTTGGGGACTTGAGAGGCTAGCTCAACTCCAGGAGCGCAACTGCATGCTACTCTGGTAGACGGCAGCGTAAGGCCATCAGTGGACAAGCAAATGGATCAAAAAGGTGCCAACATAAATTATCCTCCCGTCTGTTCTATTTTTTCATGCATTAGTACAAGTAATTAAAGTCAGAATTTGCTTGAAAGATTATACTCTGTTTACCGATGTAGGCCAATCTACGGTTTCGGATTCCTGCGTCCTGGAGATGGATCAGTTGGCCCATGAGCTGGAAAGTAAACTGGCCACCCTGAACTCATCCAAGGCGCAGGTCCTCGACCGTCGCCGTCCTTGTTCCATCATCGTCGGCAAGGTCCGTGACCTCACGCGGAACGTCGACAGCAGCGAGTACGATCCTGACCACGTCGCCATCGGCCCGTACAACTACCCTCGGCTCCAGAGCAGAAGCCCACACCTCGCCGTGGAGCACGACAAGCTGGCTAGCCTCGACCAGGTGCTCTCGGCGGCGAAGGCAACGAGACCCACCATGACGGTAGAGGTCTACCTCAAGGAGCTGGCATGCCTGGAGCACCACACCAGGAACTGCTACGCCAACACATTTGATGACATGTCGAGCGAGCAATTCGTGCGCATGCTCCTCCTCGACGGCTGTTACATACTGTCCCGCCTCGTCGGACTCCGAGCACATCATCTAGATCTAGATGATGTGGGCACTGCAGAGGCCGGCGTCTCGTCGGCAAACAGGGCGGAGGCGCTAGCGGTGGTCCGCGACGTGTTCTATCTCGCGGAGAACCAGATACCGTACTTCGTGCTTGAGAAGATCGGGGAGCTGACCACTTTGGATGGTAAGGAACGTGTGCTTACAGACATATCAAATTATTCACTTGATCTCATGAGGAGACAAAAGTACGCCATGGCCGCGCCGGCCATGGTGCCACCAGAGCCGATGGTGCCGGGAAATCTGCTCCATCTTCTTCATATGCACTTGAAGCCTGTTGCACTGTCCGTCTCGCCTGCCGTGCTGGTTAGCACCGTCGATCCCGTGTCTGTGCACCGGTGGCGCTCGGCGACGGAGTACAACTTCGCGGGAGTGAAGTTCAAGGCTCGGGCCATGAGCGAGAAAGGTCTCATCCGCTGCATCCTCGACGTGAAGTTGGACGTCGGTGGCGGCACACTGGAGGTCCCCTGCCTGGACATCGACTCCGAGACATGGCGGTTATTACGCAACTTGATAGAGCTGGAGCAACGGAACCGGGAGACCGTGGGGAGCCACGTCACGGCATACTGCGTGTTCATATCCCAGGTGGCCTGCACCACGAAGGACGTGGAGCTCCTGTCGAAGAGAGGCGTCATCGTGCATGGCCATGGCAACAACGAAGAGGTGGCAAAATGCTTCGCCGACCTTTGCAAGGGGATCCAGTTCGACCCGGATGACCCCGACTACAACTACCTTCGGGAGACATGCAAGAAGCTGGAGAAGCGGTTCCACAGCTACCCGCGGAGGTGGATTGCGTGGCTAAAGCAGAGGTACTTGAGAAACCCTTGGCTAGCCGTTGGCCTCCTGGCAGCTGCTATTGGCCTAGTTCTCGCAGTCATCCAAACAGTCTACTCTGTTTTGTGTTACTACAAACAATGATCAAATTAGAAATCTAAACATCTTTTCGGCTTTTAAGGACTGGACGTCACGATAATAATAGTTAGATCATGTCCTACGTGACTTTACAAAAATCAGGGTAGAGTTATGGAATGCCGAAGGGCCATCAGACTTATGGAATGTATTGTTAGTCATGTATTATGTGTTGTGAGTTATGACACGTTCACTAGACAGCCTTAAGGGGTGTTGGACAATGTATAATGGATTTTAAATGACAACATAGAAAAGAGAAAATGATGACAAGTTTTCTGGGCAGACTCAATCTATTTGAGGTATGACTTTGCTCTTTGTTGGCGTGATCATCAGTGTGTATTGGTGTTGGCTGCATAAATCGAAGGGATGTGTACTCATTGCACTCATCTATGGGATTGAAGCATTGGCGGAGGCAAGATTTCTAGATTGGGTGTACAGAGCTGAAAGGCACGATGTTATACTAATTAATTATAAGATTTTTCTTTGCGGGGTATTGGTGTTAGTGTTGGCTGCACCATCTGATAAATAATGCAGCAAGACCTGCATCGATCTGTGTATATAACCCATCCTCTTGCTTTACATTCCATTGAGGATAAGAATGGAAGATGATCGTGCATGCACGATCTGATAGATTACACAGGAAGCTGCTCAGAAGCTCCTATATTGACACACTGATGTGAAGGTGTGCATTTTTCTCCTCTCATGCATCTTTCTGAAAAAAGAAAGCTAGGTAGGATTCCCGCTTGAAAGCGTGAAAGGTTGCGTGGCTGCAAGAAAGCTAGATAGAAGTTTCGCCTGATAGAGTGGTTTGGCCTGACTTGATTGTTCTTGTTTGGTTCCCTGCC comes from the Triticum urartu cultivar G1812 unplaced genomic scaffold, Tu2.1 TuUngrouped_contig_6464, whole genome shotgun sequence genome and includes:
- the LOC125530649 gene encoding uncharacterized protein LOC125530649, producing MDQKGQSTVSDSCVLEMDQLAHELESKLATLNSSKAQVLDRRRPCSIIVGKVRDLTRNVDSSEYDPDHVAIGPYNYPRLQSRSPHLAVEHDKLASLDQVLSAAKATRPTMTVEVYLKELACLEHHTRNCYANTFDDMSSEQFVRMLLLDGCYILSRLVGLRAHHLDLDDVGTAEAGVSSANRAEALAVVRDVFYLAENQIPYFVLEKIGELTTLDGKERVLTDISNYSLDLMRRQKYAMAAPAMVPPEPMVPGNLLHLLHMHLKPVALSVSPAVLVSTVDPVSVHRWRSATEYNFAGVKFKARAMSEKGLIRCILDVKLDVGGGTLEVPCLDIDSETWRLLRNLIELEQRNRETVGSHVTAYCVFISQVACTTKDVELLSKRGVIVHGHGNNEEVAKCFADLCKGIQFDPDDPDYNYLRETCKKLEKRFHSYPRRWIAWLKQRYLRNPWLAVGLLAAAIGLVLAVIQTVYSVLCYYKQ